One genomic region from Flagellimonas oceani encodes:
- a CDS encoding glycosyltransferase, giving the protein MRKILVIAYYWPPAGGPGVQRWLKFVKYLPDFGIEPIVYVPENPSYPIVDEKLMEEVPTAIKILKQPIKEPYAWASLLSKKKTKTISSGIIKEKDPSIIEKVLLWIRGNFFIPDARKLWVKPSISYLAKVIADEGIQTIVTTGPPHSLHLIGLGLKNKYNVQWIADFRDPWTSIGYHKKLRLTKSSQAKHKALEKGVLLKADKIVVTSNTTKMEFEGITPKPIKVITNGFDDELQPMELDSKFTISHIGSLLTGRNPLGFWQALQELISENDNFKKSVKVQLAGVVGEEVLQSIKDFGLTDYVEQLGYLPHNKVLEAQQKSQLLLLLEIDSEETKGIIPGKLFEYLNAKRPILAIGPKGWEAGAMVERHQAGHMCLHSDVTTLKKVLLEAFQQYQNGILACTSEGVEQYHRKALTESLAKFI; this is encoded by the coding sequence GGTACAGCGTTGGCTAAAGTTTGTAAAATATTTGCCCGATTTCGGTATTGAACCGATTGTTTATGTTCCCGAAAATCCCAGTTATCCCATTGTGGATGAAAAATTGATGGAGGAAGTCCCAACGGCAATCAAAATATTGAAACAACCGATCAAGGAACCGTATGCTTGGGCCTCATTGCTTTCCAAAAAAAAGACTAAGACCATTAGTTCGGGCATCATCAAGGAAAAAGATCCATCAATAATTGAAAAGGTATTGCTTTGGATCCGTGGCAATTTTTTTATCCCCGATGCTCGGAAGTTGTGGGTGAAGCCTTCTATATCCTATTTGGCAAAGGTCATTGCGGATGAGGGTATTCAAACCATAGTAACCACAGGCCCTCCGCATAGTTTACATCTGATCGGCCTGGGTCTAAAGAACAAATACAACGTGCAATGGATTGCCGATTTTCGGGATCCTTGGACATCGATCGGCTATCATAAAAAATTACGGCTGACAAAATCATCTCAAGCAAAGCACAAAGCTTTGGAAAAGGGAGTATTGTTGAAGGCGGATAAAATTGTGGTGACAAGCAACACCACAAAAATGGAATTTGAGGGCATCACCCCGAAACCGATAAAGGTAATTACCAATGGTTTTGATGATGAACTACAGCCAATGGAACTTGATTCCAAGTTTACCATTTCGCATATTGGGTCGTTGTTGACAGGAAGAAACCCATTGGGATTTTGGCAAGCTTTACAGGAATTGATTTCGGAGAATGATAATTTTAAAAAGTCCGTAAAAGTACAATTGGCCGGAGTAGTGGGGGAGGAAGTGTTGCAATCCATCAAAGACTTTGGTCTTACAGATTATGTGGAACAGCTAGGCTATCTCCCGCACAATAAGGTCTTGGAAGCCCAGCAAAAATCGCAATTGCTGTTGTTGTTGGAAATTGACTCGGAAGAGACTAAAGGTATCATCCCCGGAAAATTATTTGAATATTTGAACGCCAAGCGGCCCATTTTGGCGATTGGCCCAAAAGGGTGGGAGGCCGGTGCAATGGTGGAACGGCATCAAGCAGGACATATGTGTTTGCATTCTGATGTGACAACGTTAAAAAAGGTACTTTTGGAAGCGTTCCAACAATATCAAAATGGTATATTGGCATGTACTTCCGAAGGGGTGGAACAGTATCATAGAAAGGCATTAACGGAATCATTGGCTAAATTTATCTAA